The following are encoded together in the Danaus plexippus chromosome 15, MEX_DaPlex, whole genome shotgun sequence genome:
- the LOC116766181 gene encoding probable cytochrome P450 4d14, giving the protein MIIIFSLLALVVTGLISWTILLRDSKKYNVPGPTPYPIIGNGYLFISKSSDFLPQLRRLMLEYGNAYRVFLLHEPYIVLSHPKYVEPLLSHSELIVKGKSYSYLLSWLGNGLLTSTGQRWRNTRKFLTPAFHFNILQNFLPVFLKNEKILIKKLRDHADGRAFNVLPIMALTALDNVTESIMGVAVNAQTNRESKYVKSIETLAKITSSRMRNPLLGEDIIFNMLSAKKQQDEAVKYVHSETNKVIKARRQELKLSKITRLEKNNDMGIKNKHAFLDLLLLAEVDGKPINDEHVREEVDTFMFEGHDTTASGLAFSLYCMSLYPNVQEKILEEQKTILGDDLTRDPTYSEVQQMKYLDCVIRESLRIFPSVPLIERMITEDSQVGELSIPKNTSVIINILELQRHPDLYEDPMEFRPERFETMNAKNAFSWIAFSAGPRNCIGQKFAMLELKATLASIVQKFRILPANSAEPILCAELVLRSENGVRIKLMPRKSE; this is encoded by the exons ATTTCCTCCCTCAACTCAGACGATTAATGTTAGAATATGGAAACGCGTACAGGGTTTTCCTCCTACACGAACCATACATAGTGTTGTCACATCCAAAATATGTGGAG ccGCTATTATCTCATTCAGAGTTGATAGTTAAAGGAAAGTCTTATTCATACCTCCTGTCCTGGTTAGGGAATGGACTACTGACATCGACAG GACAAAGATggagaaatacaagaaaatttttGACGCCGGCCTTCCATTTTAACATACTCCAGAACTTTCTGCCGGTGTTTTTAAAGAATGAGaagatattgataaaaaagttGAGAGACCACGCCGACGGGCGAGCCTTCAATGTGTTACCGATTATGGCATTGACAGCGCTCGACAATGTTACCG AGTCAATCATGGGAGTAGCAGTAAACGCACAAACGAACCGTGAATCCAAATATGTTAAATCTATAGAAAC tttAGCTAAGATTACATCTTCAAGAATGCGAAACCCGTTGTTGGGTGAAGACATCATTTTTAACATGCTGTCAGCTAAAAAGCAACAAGACGAAGCCGTAAAGTACGTGCACTCTGAAAcaaacaaagttataaaagcACGCCGTCAAGAATTGAAACTGTCTAAAATTACCagattggaaaaaaataatgatatgg gtatcaaaaataaacacgCCTTTTTGGATCTCCTTTTGTTGGCTGAAGTGGACGGAAAACCGATAAACGATGAGCACGTACGAGAAGAGGTTGACACATTCATGTTTGAG GGTCACGACACAACTGCATCAGGTCTCGCGTTTTCACTTTACTGTATGTCCTTATATCCAAATGTCCAAGAGAAAATTCTGGAAGAACAGAAAACTATACTGGGCGATGATTTGACTCGAGATCCTACTTATTC tgAAGTccaacaaatgaaatatttggaCTGTGTGATAAGAGAGAGTCTACGAATTTTCCCCTCCGTACCTCTAATTGAGAGAATGATTACAGAAGACTCAC AAGTTGGAGAACTTAGTATACCAAAGAATACATCCGTGATAATAAACATTCTTGAGCTGCAAAGACATCCCGATCTGTACGAAGATCCGATGGAATTTCGTCCAGAGAGATTCGAGACTATGAACGCTAAGAATGCATTCAGTTGGATAGCGTTTAGTGCTGGACCGAGAAATTGTATAG GTCAAAAATTCGCCATGTTGGAATTGAAAGCAACATTGGCGAGTATCGTTCAAAAATTCCGAATACTGCCAGCCAATTCAGCCGAGCCCATACTCTGCGCGGAGTTGGTATTACGTTCGGAAAACGGCgtacgaataaaattaatgccGAGGAAATCTGAATAA